The Gossypium hirsutum isolate 1008001.06 chromosome D06, Gossypium_hirsutum_v2.1, whole genome shotgun sequence genome contains the following window.
agaaaaggaaaataaagaaaaaaaattaattgtttaatttaacttaaatttttttaaataatgatttaacgtgtcacgtcagCTTATTATTACACTGTTAACGATAATTAACGACTCAATGACAAAAATATTACAACTCGTTAaagtaagtgactaaaacgtaacatttcaaacataagtaactaaaatgtaacctaaggtaaacataagtaactattttgatagtttatccATTGTTATATTTCTCAAGCCTATATTTTTTTACTCGTGCATTTGTCTTGCTTTCTTCTCTTCCTcgcttctttttatttttctttagctTTTTCAAATCAAGTCATAATTTTGAATAAGTCGATGTCCGTCGCTTCAAGAACAAGAAGCAGACGGTGGAAATGTTGTGTGGTGATAGTAGCAAATAGAGGAAGAAGATACTGGTTGGGGAGGAGGTGCGGTTAGCGGGATCAAATATAGCAACACCACAATCTTCAGTCAATGATAAAGTGTGTTTGGCTTTTTTTAAAAACAGCCACCTGTCCTAATAACCGAAACACGctgacaaaaaaaatttcaaaaatcacacCGGTGCTGGAAATAAGAACGTTGACACCAAAAGATAAAaagctcaattttttttaaaaaattttgaaccgATGCCAGCAACGTGAATGTcgacacaaaaaaaaagaaaaaaaaaaccattttttaaaaaaacttgaattGATGCTAGCAACGTGACATTGACacctattaaaatatattttttatttttttaatctcggaataccaatatttttaaagtgcatttgaaaaaatatatatatatcagtgacGGCTAACATAGTGTCGacataagaaaaattattttttatagaacGAGCAATCATTATAAGATGATAGAGGGTGGTGCCAATGGTGAGATGGCTGACACCTATGAAGCACCGACATGGAGAAAATCACCTCATACCAGTGTCATACTAGTATCCGACACAACCGGATACCTACCAGACACACCTCGACGTGTGTCAAAAAAGGGACACTGCTGGACTTTCTTTTGGCTTGAAtcagaaatggaaaaaaaaaccaTATACAAAGAGAACTTTAGTAAACCGATAAAAAGGAGAACTTTAGCATTTGATTGTGATAACTTATGGGACTTTAACATACTTGTCTTCTTTGGAGCCGTGGTGCAGTTTCCTGGACCTTTGTGTATTCGCTtatatgaagatgatgatgatgatggagaCTTTGTAGATGAAGGTTTTGCAGAGAAGAAAGGCAGAGATAAATGTAAAGGTAATAaatgaggaagaaaaaaaaaaggggtaaaTGAATGTCTGGtgtaagaaatgaaaaaaaaagtaattaatataCTTTTCTAGTTATAATGGGGTAAGAAAGTCCAAAAAATTAAAGTAGTATAAATATAGTGAAAgtaaagtataataaaaatatgtgAGGTCTATTataataagaatatatataatatttgtctagttaatgtatttattagattaaaaatattttttttaaattaattttaattataaattaataaatatatgtttgaCCTAAATttagatttgatatgacatgTTTTGTGTAATGAACTTGAAAAATGTATTATTATGTTGTGTCATATTTTATGTAATGATAAGAGAGCTTAACGGAAAAAAttgattatatatttattaaaaatatcaatattttcatttacattgactattttaacataatatatataaatattaaaaatatttttattgtcaTATCCTATCATATACGTGTCCtcactttttaaaaattaatgtatCGTTATATCCGTATCGTACCCGTATTGCGTGTCCGTGTCCATGCTTCATAGGCTGACACCAACATGCACAGTAAAAAAAGGTCatttttgtataaaattttgcatttgaattattttttgtaaacaaataatttaatttggttcatttgaaaaaaaaagagagctttTTTTATTAGAGTAGAAGAGGATCAAAGAGAGGGTTCTTCCAATAAATGTTATCTTTATATCTCCCTTTTGAAGTTGCTTCATTTTTCATGTCTTCTTCAATCACACCCACTTTATTCTTTGCTCATTTAGGGTCTTCCCAAGCCCTAGGCTTTTATCTTTGCTCTATACCTTTCCCATACTCTCAATCTTCTCCTTGTCTTAAGTCTTAACCAAAACACATTTAGTTTCCGAGTTGTGATGTTTATCTTGAGATGCCTTTGGTTAACTAAAGCTGCAAGAGATACCCAAAACAAAAGTGATAAGCTCAGTTCCAATTCATCTGATAACCTTGTATCCCTAAATGGAAATGTTACCTTAGGCTTCTTCAAACAAGAGTACCATTAAACTTGGGATGACAAAAGCTTTGGATATTATTTGGCTATGTGGTACTGTCATGGGTCGTGGCTCAAAGTCtatgaccatcgcaccaaatacGTCAAATGGAGGTCTATTGGTTAGatagggatcatttggcccacaagaactggcccgattcagtAAACTGTTGGAAAAGACTGTCAGATTGAAGCTTGGGTGGCCCAGTAATGAAGATATAGCAAcataggctatttttagtaaatatgagaATCATATCttatagatttaatttgatatggtGTATCTTGTAAATCTCATGATTTAAGAGATATGATtaatctcatccgtcgatgtaacttgatcttgaccgtcggttttgggagagcttaactataaatagaaaGCCTCCCCCTCACTTGTAAATCACTCCATTgtattcattgtttcattattctttgtgaataatagaatattgagagcatttactcaaacacctcttGTGTGTTATTTTCTGTGgttttctgttgttcttttgtggcttcttttggcataaattgcTTCTgatatacaaattggtgccttgaaggaatcctcacttgtggtgttaaggctgacttaggcgagtttggaacGAACAAATTACCTAATGCTACATGGATCACGAGACTAAAGATttagccccgtgacaagtggcATCAGAGCTATTAGTTGCGAAGGCACCGTTGAGATGTCAAAAGAAGAGTTCGAACAGAGGTGGGCCAGAAAATCATTTCCTTTGAGGGAGATGTTGTCGGCAGTAGAGGAACATGTGGGTAAACTCGAGGAGTCCATGGAGGATGTGAATAAGTCACACAATGCGCTTGGTGAATGCATAGATGATTTGTGGGAGCAGTCTAGGGACTTTGTGACCATGTGTCTCACTTCCAATAGGGATAATGTGCAAGAGTTGCTAGATTTCTAAAGAAAAAAGCTGACGAAGAGAAACGATGCTCTCAAGGCCATGGTAATGGCTTTAAAGAAGGAAATAATGGCCAAGACAATGGCTTTGAACGTaagaatagaggagctcgagggaaAGTTGGCCATGTGTCGAGTAGCCGTGGGGAAAAGAGTGTCAAGTGCAACACTCAATTGCGATGATGTCTcaaagttgaaagaatttgtggggacaaggtctatatgcgatgtggacaatttcttgtggatGATGGAAAACTACTTCCATGCCAAAGGCATCATAGACGATGCGGTTAAGGTAAATACTGCTTAAATATTTCTTACTAATATTACACTTTTATGGTTGCGAAGCAGGTCCATAGATAAAAGACAAAGTGGGATTAGGACATGACAAGAGTTTCAATGTGAGTTGAAGGGAcaattttacccaaaatttatCGAGAAAAAAGCTCAAGAAAAGTTATGATGGCTAACGCAACGGGGCATAGTGGAAAGTAAGTTCGAGAGTTCAAAGAACTCATGCTCTAAATTTCAGATATGACCGAGAAAGAGGTATTGTTTTTTTCAAGAATGGATTGAAGCCGTGGGTCAAACAGGAAGTTGAACAAAAAGGTGTCCAAGAGCAGTTGGAAGCCATGACAGTAGCGGAGTCCGTGATtaagcttggtctagggaaagacaagcttaAGTCTTTCAAGTCCGAAGAAATGGGCGTATGTAAAAAGGATCACAAGGAATATGATGATGGCAAGGGCAACGGTgacaatggtggtaatgggaaaccacgagttgggaagaagaaacccgACAAAAAGAGGAACAAGTTGAAATGCTTTCTTTGCGACTGTTCACATATGTTAAAGAAATGTTCGAAGAAATCTGCGCTTTCTAAGAAGGAGAAGCCGATAGGTAAGGCCTTGAGACTTGATTCGAATGCAAGGGGTATCAAAACTAAGGAGGCTGAAAGCAAGAAGAAGTCATTGAAGTGTTTCTTGTGTCATGGTCCGCATAGGTTGCGGAAGTGTCCGAAGAAGTCTATTATTGAATGGAACGATGGGGCAGACAATGAGCCCAAGAAGCTTTGTTCGAGTAAGGGAAAAGTCAaagccaagagggcaaagaggagcaaaaagaagcgagtaaagtgcttcttgtgTCGTGGTCCGCATGAGTTGAGGAATTGTCCAAAGCAATCCAAGTCAATTGTGGTCAAAGAAAAGACAACATCGGAGCTTGTTGAGTCATTGGAGGGGCTTCCACACAAGGAAGATATGAGTTTGTCATCGAACTTAGGAGATAAAGTTACGATGAAAGCAGTGAAGCTGGGACCAATGAGACTCAATTCGAGTAAAGCAATGGAGTTGGCCGAATCGTTGGCGAGGCTTTTACCCATAGAAGAGGTGAGTTGGGCATTGAATTTAGAGGAAGTTAGAATTAATAAGGCTCATTTCTGTTGACACATCGGAGGAGCTACCACCTATGAAAGATGTGAGGTGTGCATCAAACTTTGGGAAAGTGGTGATGCAAGTTGGATAGTTGACTAGAGTAAATGCAACGAAGAAGGTACATTCTCaacactctgatagtgttttgtattctaacttgttgacttggcaagaacgtaggggccctttcaaagttcTTAAGCAAGGAGGCTAAGGGACTGTGGGCAATTCGAAGCTAAGTATTGTGAATCACGAGGATTCTGTTCGAAGCATGTTAGAATGTGGGCAAGAGAGAGACGTGACTTCTTGCAATCGAGATGTATAAGTGAGTGGGACGGTTCGAGTTAATAAGCGACGTAAGCTGAGGCAAAAGTTCtgaaaaaagggaaaaactaaTGCCGTCAAGACGAGACCGaggcgaatcaagtcagtgccattccGAATGCGTAACGAGGGCGTTACGAGAATGGGTAGGGGAGAATGACACGGgtcgcagttcaaagcccgtgaccgtCGCACCAAATGCTTCCAATGGCGGTCTATTGGTTAGATAGGGATCATTAGGCCCACAAGAACTAGCCTGATTCAGTAAACTGTTGGAGAAGCCTATCAAATTGAAGCCTGGGTGGCCCAGTAATGAAGATATGACAACAtattctatttttagcaaatatATGAATCATATCttatagatttaatttgatatggtgtatcttgtaaatcccatgatttaagggataggattaatctcatccgtcgatgtaacTTGATCTTGATGTCGGTtttaggggagctcaactataaatagagagtcaTTCCCTCACTTGTAAATCACTCCATTgtattcattgtttcattattcttgagagtaatagaatattgcatttactTAAACACTTCTCGTGTGTTATTTtctgtggctttctgttgttcttttatagcttcttttggcataaattaCTTCCgatatacaaattggtgccttggaagAATTCTAAAGGAATCTTCACTTGTGGTGTTAAgactgacttaggcgagtttggaataaacggatcgcctaaggccgcacgaatTGCGAGACGAAAGATCTAGCCCCGTGAAATAAATTGGTGCCTTGGGGAAAACGTAGTATTGTGGCAAAGCTTTGATCATCCAACTGATAGTTTTCTACCTGGGATGAAATTAGGGGTTAGCCATGGGAGAAACTTCTCACTTACATCTTGGTTCAGTGATTCAATCCCTGCGTTTGGGTCGTTTAGAATGGAATGGGATCCTGCACGAAATAAATTAGTAGTTTGACTTAGAGAGAGGATTTTGTGGACAAGTGGTGAAGATTTTGAAAATATTGGCCCCTTGGATCCATTTAATATGAATTATGATTTCACTAATGTTTCTAATCCAAATGAGAAGCATGTTTATTATACCCTTGTAATTAGTTAATACACTCTTGAAGAGCGAAGGAAAAATGGTAGGTTAGTGTTGCAGGACGATGGGGATTTACAACTTGGAGACATCTATATAATCAATTTACAAATCTGTGATAGTAATAGCGCAGAGAATGGTTGTGAGAGATGAGAAGGACCAAAGTGTCGAAAGAAAGGTGATAAGTATGAATTAAGAACCATATGATATACACATAAAGATTCTTTAAACGACACATTATATGGGAACACCAATCTTTCCTTGAACGATTGTAAGGACATATGTAGAAAGACTTCAAATGTTTGGGAGTTGAAGCGGAGAAGGACCTTGGTTGTCGATTTCTTTTAGGGCATTATGAAGAAGGTGTATTGGATGGACTTTCATTTCAACTTATAATTCACAACTGTCCAAGTAAGTTTAATATCGCTTGCTCATGTTCCAATCTTTGAACTTATTTTGATTCGGTAGTATAGTATAAAGACAATCAAATACATGAATACCTCTCTTGTTGTATACATTGATTGCAGAGTCGGAAAACTTGGATATTGATTTTAATCTCTATGGCAATGGCTCTAATGATCATAGTACTGCTTTCCACTCTGTTTTATTTGAGAAGGCGAAGGCAAATTAGAAAGGAAGGTACTAAAATGGAGGGGAATCTCAAATTCTCAATCAATTGATATTtcagtattattttttttaatgtataattCAACTTTGCTTTGAACAGAAGAGTACCTACTTGACTTAATGGCTTCAGAAGACGCAAGTGACGTATCAGAGCTTCAAACTGGAAACAATGGTCTTAATCTAAACATATATACAGCAGGCTTAATCATGTCTGCTACAAATGGCTTCTCACCAGATAATTTGCTTGGAAAAGGTGGCTTTTGACCAGTTTTCAAGGTGTTTGCCAATCGCCCCATAAGTGAATTAGTGATAATGATTTCATCAATCTGCCTACACTTGAAAACTTGTTAAATCATTAGGGAACATTGAGTGATGGACAAGAAGTTGCAATAAAGAGATTATCAAGCGGATCAAGCCAAGGGCTACTGGAGTTCAAAAATGATCTTATACTTATAGCCAAACTGCAAGACACAAACCTTGTGCGGCTCTTAGGCTTTTGCGTTCAAGGAGAAGAGAAGATGCTTGTCTATGAGTACATGCCTAATAAAAGCTTGGACACTTTTATCTTTGGTCGGTAGTACCAACTCTTTAGTTATTTCTTCAACTGTCGATGCTAATTTTTATGTTTACAttgtcttttgttttgttttttttttctttctaacaGATGACTCCAAAATGAAGCTATTAAATTGGGATAAACGTTCTAGAATTATTGAAGGGATAACTCAAGGGATACTTTATCTTCATAAATACTCGAGATTGAGAATAATTTACAGAGATCTGAAGTTGAGTAACATATTGCTTGATGAAAACATGAACCCCAAGATATCAGATTTTGGGTTGGCCAAGATATATACAAAACGAATGAAGCTGGATCAAATACGAAACAGATTGTCGGCACATAGTAAGTACACACTTCCTGTTTCCATGTCTTGTCCAACGAAAGAATATGGTTATTAACTGTACTGTAGATGAATTCATGCAATGGTTACATGTCTCCGGAATATGCAATGGAAGGCATATTCTCTGAAAAATCTGATGTTTACAGTTTCGGAGTTATGGTTTTGAGAGTTGTCAGTGGTCAGAAAAATAGCAGCCATTTTGAGTTTGATCGTGCACTTAACCTGGTTGGATACGTAAGTTCATATCATATTCTTGCAGTAGTTAGCATAGACTAAGCTTTACCGATATAAAGCaaacaccatttttttttttaactccaTGATTGATGTCTGCAGGCATGGGAACTATGGAAACATGGTGGAGCATTAGAATTAATGGATCCGGCTTTAAGTGATTCATGTTTTAAACAATACCAAGTTCTAAGATGCAGTACATTGAGTCTGCTATGCGTGGAAGATAATCCATTGGATAGGCCAACGATGTCTGATGTTATCTCTGTGCTAAATGGAGAGATGCAATTGGCATTGCCAAAACAGCCTGCATTTTCCACTGGAATAAGGATTGTAGAAACAAATATAGAGAGCAAAGATGTGGAAATTTACTCATTGAACGGCCTAACCATGTCTACCATGGATGGAAGATGACCAAAAGACTTGTACTCgtgttaatttttatgtttcgtGTTATATAAGGGCTGGAAATGCtaagattatatttttttatattacacCAGTGTAAAAATTAAAGTAGTCTTatgtattttcataattatttatattttatataaaatattaatatgtttaataGACTACATGCACATAACATAATTGCTGATTGACAATTCTTTCTTATATGGTTATAACTTATAGGTAGGAAATAAATCTACGACGTCGTATTGCTTTCTgtacttttttttctaaaaaagtatAGATTTTTCTTTATCGACCTAATTGATTATTCTAAAAATGGTTTGCAGCCATCTGATGCGCATCAAGACAGGACCACTTGTTCAAACTTTCAAAAGTAATATCCTCAGCTGTACGACTTTTTTTCCTGATGAAATCCTTTTCTGTAAGACTTATGATTGGTTAAACGAGCAGTGGTGGTGCCTTTTCTGAAAGTACATCTGTTACATGTGCGGCAACTAAAGCAAAAGTGAACGCTGTTTTAGGACAAATTCCCTAAACTGCTCGGTTCATGAATTCCTTTCTCAGTTTCCCCAATCCCTAAGTTTCTGCTCACACTTTCCTCATATTTCAGGTGATCAGGTCAGTCTTCCCTAAACGTTCTTAATATTCCTGTTAGGGTTTATTTTCCCAGTATATACATGTATACTTATCTGCTGTTTTTCCCTTAAATGAAAGAAAATGGAAAGCTTTCTGGGTGTTCTTCATACATCTGGAAACCCTTGCGATGCTAAAgaataaattttgatagaaaaagaTGAAGGTCTCGATTTTAGATTTTATGATGTGGGTCAACTTCTGTTTATCAAAATAATGACCTGTTAGTGATTTTTGATGTTTGCGTATCTTCCTGGCTAGCATAGTAATTGGTTCAGCTTTGAATATTCCATGCTTCCCCTTCTGTTTTGCTACAATTTAGGGTTAGTAACTGCAAAATAATAGATTAGGTTGTGTTCCTTTgcttttcaattcaattttagaATTACACTTCATCAGCTTTGTTCATATGACATTCATGaaaatcttttgtttttgtttatcaAGCTTTGAAGATTCCTTAACTTTCCCTTTGTTTTGCTACAATTTTAGTAATAGTACCTGCTGAATAATAGATCAGATTGTATGATTTTTGGTTTTCGATTCTATTCTAGAATTACACGTTAAGAGTTATTGGGAATGAACTTGTCTCGGTCTGCATGGTTCTGGGATTTGATTGAGAGTTTGATTTTGATATTAGAATGGCTTCAAGTGATAATGGGAATCTGAAAGAGCAAATTGAGGAATCCAGTGATACTAAAACAACAGGGCAAATTTCTCTTCAAGTTTCATCGTCACAAAAGATTCTTCTAAACAGTGAAAACCCTCAAAGAAAGCCATTTATGAACTTTATGTCTCCCCCAAGTAGATTCAAGTTTCTTGACTTTAGCTCTGCATCTGCTAGTTTCAAGCGTTTTGCCGAAGAAAGAGATGAGGTTTCTCGGTTGGTGGCTTCTTCAAGTGGTCATAGGATACGAGAACGTCTGACTGGGGTTTTTGCTAAAAAGATTGATTGGGTTTCTCTCATGAAAATGTGTAAGGAATGGATTAGGGACCCTATGAATATGGCCCTTTTTGTATGGATCCTGGCTGTTGCTATCTCGGGTGCTATTCTGTTCCTTGTCATGACTGGAATGTTGAATAAAGCGCTCTCTAAGAAGTCCCAGAGAGATGCCTGGTTCGAAGTCAACAATCAAATTCTCAATGCTCTGTTTACTCTCATGTGTTTGTACCATCACCCTAAGCGTTTTTACCATCTTGTACTTCTTTGTAGATGGAAACCAGAAGATGTTTCCCGACTCAGAAAGGTATACTGTAAGAATGGGACCTATAAGCCCCATGAGTGGGCACATATGATGGTGGTTGTTGTGCTACTTCATATCAACTGTTTTGCTCAGTATGCTCTTTGTGGTCTGAACTGGGGATACAAGAGATCTGAGCGACCTCCTATTGGTGTTGGGATATGTATGTCATTTGCAATAGGTGCACCAGCATTGGCTGGTCTTTACACCATTGTTAGCCCTCTTGGGAAGGATTATGTTTCTGAAGTGGACGAGGAAGCACAGGGGGGGATTGATGCTAGTGAAATTAGATTAGAGCAGTCAAGACGAAAATCATTCGAGAGGAGATATTCATTTGCATCTGGCGAGGGAGAGAGAATTGTTGAAAGCAGACCGCTCTGGAGTGGAGGGATACTAGACATCTGGGATGACATTTCTCTAGCATATCTTTCTCTTTTTTGTACCTGTTGTGTGTTTGGGTGGAACATGGAGAGGCTCGGTTTCGGGAACATGTATGTACATATTGCTACTTTTCTCCTGTTTTGTATGGCTCCTTTCTGGATTTTCAATTTGGCTGCTGTGAATATCGATAATGAGACTGTCAGAGAGGCTCTTGGTTTTACCGGAATTGTTCTTTGTCTGTTTGGTTTATTGTATGGTGGCTTCTGGAGGATTCAAATGAGGAAGAGATTTAATTTGCCAGCTTACAAGTTTTGTTTCGGTCATCCAGCAGTAGCTGATTGCACGCTATGGCTATGCTGTTGTTGGTGTGCCCTTGCTCAGGAAGCACGCACCGGCAATTCTTATGATATTGTAGAAGATAAGTTCTTAAGAAAGCAAACAAACAATGGTAACGAGGTGCGAATGTCACCTTTACCTCGTGAACAAGGGATTGGACGATTTAGTTCTGACCCTAGTTCTTCGCCCGGGTACGGTTCTAGCCCAACCACGAGATTTACAACCAATTCTCCAAGTCCCAGAATGATTTCAAAGGAATATTATAGTCCTGACCGTCAGCTTTCTACAGTGAAAGAAGAGTTTTCTATAGGAGGTAAAGATGAAACTATGATTCCACCTACTCCGTCATCGATGACACAGAGAGAGGAAACTCAATTGAAGACATTGACCAATGAATTGAAATACATtatataaatttcacattttctcataCTTCGtcatttcttttccatttttgggGTGAATATGTAAGTAAAATTTGGACTACAATGATGTTGTGGAGACATCTTTTTCTTAGCAGCATTAGTTTTCAAATGATACTGCAAATTTAGTTTATGAGTGTAAATTGTAACTTTGATACCTAACCTTGGCATTAGCTTTACGAAGCAATCTAAAGCTCAAGGGCAGTTTCCAAACTCTTAGAAACTTCATATTGTTGCatgtatttttttatgttgttGAAACCAGGGTATCAACTGTCGGCTGCTGTGACTAATCCTTTCGGTGCTATTGCTTTCCAAAGAGATAAACAGTTGATTACGAAATGTGCTTCATTCCCACGAGGGAGGAGACTATCACGTCACACCTTGTGGTATGGTTCCATGTACCTTATTGTTCTGTTTTGCCCCCCCCCCCCTTCTTTTTTTACTCATCCTCActatcaaccttttttttttagttatgtTATTTGGACTCAGCTGGATACAGGTATGTTCCTAATAAGCATGTTCGATTTCTTTTCATATATTTAGAGGATTGTATTTTCATACGTGTTTAGATATAGCTTATTAGTTTGAAAAGCTTTTCCCCTAATTAAGTTCCGAAAGAAACTCAAGTCTCAAAATCTCGAGAAATGTTTGATGATCCTTTCCCATCTTCAGGCCAATAATTTGCAGGAGACATTCATTGTAGAATCAAACATAGAGCTTGTATCATTGTTCAAAATACtagcaaattttattttatagcaatatttaataaaaatatattttcttgcaAGTCTAGTGTCAACAAAAGCAATGGTGGTTCTTTCACAACAAAggcaattagaaaaaaaaaagcattgaTGATGATGGCTT
Protein-coding sequences here:
- the LOC107900579 gene encoding uncharacterized protein encodes the protein MASSDNGNLKEQIEESSDTKTTGQISLQVSSSQKILLNSENPQRKPFMNFMSPPSRFKFLDFSSASASFKRFAEERDEVSRLVASSSGHRIRERLTGVFAKKIDWVSLMKMCKEWIRDPMNMALFVWILAVAISGAILFLVMTGMLNKALSKKSQRDAWFEVNNQILNALFTLMCLYHHPKRFYHLVLLCRWKPEDVSRLRKVYCKNGTYKPHEWAHMMVVVVLLHINCFAQYALCGLNWGYKRSERPPIGVGICMSFAIGAPALAGLYTIVSPLGKDYVSEVDEEAQGGIDASEIRLEQSRRKSFERRYSFASGEGERIVESRPLWSGGILDIWDDISLAYLSLFCTCCVFGWNMERLGFGNMYVHIATFLLFCMAPFWIFNLAAVNIDNETVREALGFTGIVLCLFGLLYGGFWRIQMRKRFNLPAYKFCFGHPAVADCTLWLCCCWCALAQEARTGNSYDIVEDKFLRKQTNNGNEVRMSPLPREQGIGRFSSDPSSSPGYGSSPTTRFTTNSPSPRMISKEYYSPDRQLSTVKEEFSIGGKDETMIPPTPSSMTQREETQLKTLTNELKYII